The region TGTACTCGTTGCCGTTGCCGTTGGCGTGAAGGTGCTCGTTGCTGTCGCCGTTGGTGTAAATGTATTCGTTGCTGTCGCTGATGGCGTGAAGGTGCTTGTTGCTGTCGGAGTTGGTGTGAACGTATTCGTTGCCGTTGCCGTTGCTGTATTAGTTGGCGTCGGCGTGAAGGTTGCAGTGGCCGTCGCAGTGTTTGTTGGCGTATTTGTCGATGTTCTCGTCGGAGTATTTGTAGCTGTATTAGTTGGCGTCGGTGTGAATGTGGCCGTCGCCGTAGCAGTTGCCGTATTCGTCGGTGTAGGAGGCGTGCAGCTCGATACTGTGTAATGGACTTTTCCGTTAAACGCTCTGGGCGTAAAACTGGTTCCAAAAGGATATGCCTTGCCGGTTCCTTCCTTGATCCTTATGTTTGCATCGCTGGCAAAAACAGTACCGACCGAGGTTCCCGGCGTGTAACTCATAGACCCGGCAGCTTCTGTGTAAGTGATATAAAACGCATACGTTTGGCCCGCCGGAATGGTGACGTTCAATGGTATCGGTATTGATGTGGAAAGACCGGGGCCGTTAGCAACAACGTCGTCGTAAATTCCTGCCAACGTCCACGCGCCCGAATTTGTCTCAAATCCTACATGGGTACCTGACTTATACCAGATCGCGACGTTTCCATTGTTGTTTAGATGTTCGTCAAACGACTTTATTACTACGGAGTTGATAGACGTTATGTCGAACATATTGCCGTTCTGAGAAGCTCCGCCGGCGAATGTGCTTGTGAGTGAAGTTTGGCAAAATGGCGTTGGAACTGCCGTCGGCGTATTTGTCGGTGTCGCCGTCGGCGTGGTGGCATCAGCGCTGACAAACAAAGTTACAGGAATAATGGTCGGGGCATTTAGAGCTCCGGGCGAGTCGATGGTTATTTGCCCTTGATATTCAGCGCCGATGGTCAGTCCGGCCGGATTTACCGTGACGTTAAGATTTGAAGGTGCAGAGCCATTAGCAGCCCCAAGCGTTATCCATGACTGATTGTCTGTTGCCGTCCAGTTAAGATTCCCATCGCCGCCATTGCGAATCGCGATCGTTTGCGTCAACGGCTGGTTTCTGGGTATCTTAAACATCATTTCGCCGGGTACCGCTATCAGTGTTGCGGGTATTGCAGGTTTGTTGCGAAATACGCGGATCGTAATTGAAGAAGTTCCCGTAAGATTTGGCGTATCTGTTGCAGTGAGGGTGATCGTATGCGTTCCCTCGTTCAGTGCCAATGCACTAATGTTTAATGACGTACCTGTCCCAAGAGCTCCGTTAAGGTTAGACGTCCATGCCAAGCGAGATCCTGTCAGCGCACCCTCATCAACGTCTGAACCCGTACCTTCCAGCATTACCATCTGATCGCCAACGTAGAGCCGGTTAGTTTCCGGAGCATCGATCTGGGCTATGGGTGCGTGATTTGAAACTGTAAAAAGCCCCGATTGTACAGTTCTACAATTGAACCCGTCACTTACGGTTACACGGATACGACCCTGAGTTGTGCCTGGCAGCTTGGTCACATCTACAGTCAGGCTATTCGTGTTCCAATTGAACGCGAGCGTTTTCCATGATGTTCCATTGTTTGCGCTGAATTCGACGGTGTGTGTCAATGTCGTACCGCCGTTCGAATCGGAGGCGTTCCAGGTGAAATTTGCGGTCGCTCCGCTCAACACCGCACCGGCTGCCGGAGCTGTGACACTGGCGGACGGAGTTGCAGATGAAGCCGTTCGCGTAAACAGGACAGTTTCGTTACGCAGAAGCACGATCTTTCTCGCATTGGTGTTCCACGGTATGAGCAGCGAAAAGGAAGCCGTCGTGTCCGAGTCTTGATCCGGGCTAAAACTGTGCCGTGATAAAACTGCACTTGCGGCGGTCTCGAGACGGATCGAGTATTCTCCCGGCGCTGGAATCGGGATATTGGCCGCTGAGGCACTTATAACGACGTTGCCAACAGTTCCTGTTTGAGCACTAAGGTTGATCGTTCCATCGACAATGACAGTCTGCGAGGCGTTGACAAATTGCTGGGATGGCGTTGGTGCTGCTGACGAGAACTGCGTTTGAAAAAGCTGGTTGTAATTCATTCCCGATGGCCAACTCGGGCGCCCGTAGCTCATAAAATCGGGCGTATGCGGATAATATATCTTGTTAGTGATACCAGTCGAGCCGTTCACATCAAATCCGAAAACGGTCGTCGGACCGTAATCGGTTTTGCTCAGGCTCAGTGTGCTGTCGCCTTCCAGCAGCGTACAAGGCACAAACTGGAAAAGGTAATAACATTTCTCGTTTTCCTTGTAACGTGAGTGATACAGTCCCAGCGAATGGCCCTGTTCGTGAACGCGGGCATTTATGCTTCCTGTATTAACGTAACCGATCGTCGGGCGGCCGGGAACATATGCCAGGCCGTCAATGTTCAGCGTACCAGGGTTACAATCGGCAAAGACGCCGTGGTAATAATCTTTTGCAGTTCCATTGCGGTAATCGCTAAGCTGCATACCGTTCATTTGTCTAAGGATCGACAACAGGTCGGTATTAACGCATGCATTGAACTGTGTTCGTCTGGATTCTGATACTGCATCGGCGTTGAGTTGGCCGACGGGATAGCGGCCCAGAAATTCTTTCTTCACCTTAGCGGTTTCCGCATCGGTCGGTGTGCGGTCTGTGCCGGAGTTCCTGTATGTATATTTTAATAGCTTAACGCTGAAAGGGTCCGTAGGCTGAAACGTAACCGTGACTTTGGTGCACGCATCGCCGCCGCCTTCACACTCAAATGGAAGCTCATTGCCGGCAAAGCTGAACTCAACATTTCCTGTCCGCCACGCACTTGGTATCTCGAATAGATAACTGTCATTCAAAGCTGCACGCAGCGGAAAACGCGGAACCGGAATGGATCTGCCTTCATTAATATTGGTTATTGGCCCCGGACTCAAGATCGTTCCCGTGCCTGCATCTCTGGCGGTAAGCGTAGCCGACGACGAAAATGAAGAAACAGATAGGTTCTTAACGTGAGCGCGAACGTAGGTTCTCTTATTCGCTACAAGCGGCAAACTGTTATTTAGATTTTGTACGCCCTGAGTGACTTCCAGCCCTATCAAAATAAGCGAACCGCTGCCAAGAGTACTCGCCGCCGGAGCGGCTAATATTTCAGCATCATTGATGCGTTCGAGCTCACTTGCTTCGACACCAAAACCCGATCCGCTGCCCCAATAGGCATTGGCCGCGAAACCGGTCATAAGAACGAGGATTGCGGTAATAGTGAGAATGCCGGATGACGGTCTTTGGGCGAACATAAACAAATACTTTTCCGCCGAAAAACGGCCGAGAGTCAATAAACTCCTAATCGCATGCCCAATTCGCAAAAATGCAAGGGATTACATCAATTAGCTTATAAAAAAATTATAGGTTGATTAACCGTAATGTCAAGATTTTTAGGTTTAAGCGAAGTGTCAGAACCGGTAGCGGCTGGTTCTTTTGCCCAAGCCCGCACGTGTCCGTAGCCCGTACGTTAGTAAGGGCATCACTAGCAAGAGTTCCGCACGAGTAACGGCATCACGCTGCAAAAGCCCGCACATAAGTAAGGGCGATACACTCAACAACGAATGTATCGCCCTCTTAATGATTACAGTTATCAGCTATTAGTTATCAACTAATCCAACAGCTCGACCTTTCCGTCAGTGACCGGACTCGCACCCGTATTAGTCCAGTTTCCCGAAACCTCGCCCATCAGCAATGCCGAATAATCTTCTCCTACAATACTGCCTACGACCGATGCATAAACTCTATTCACGGGCACAAACCTCCACGTTCCCGCAACACCAAACGGCGGTGTACCCGCGACGAGACGGGCGATCTGCGCCGCATCGAACGAAGACACGCTGCCGTTGTCGCTCACGTCCGCCACGATCAGCGCATTGCCGGTCAGGATGTTGCTGCCCGCAACGTGCTGTGCGATCCTCGCGGCGTCAAACGAAGTGATGCCGTTCACGCCGCCCGTCTTTGTCGGAGTGACTATATAAGTTCCCAAAAGAAATCCCGAAAGCAAATAATCACCGCTTGGAAAAATGGTAGTAGTAAAAATATTAGACGGCCCGGTAGCACTGACAGTCACATTCGAGACAGGACGCGGCATCGGCGCACCGATCGCATTGCCGTACGTAATAGTTCCAGAGATCAAAGGTGTGTGAGTCGCTGTTGCGGTCGGTGTAGTAGTAGCAGTCTGTGTCGGAGTATTTGTATTTGTCGGCGTCGGTCCCGTCGCCGAATCGTAACGAGCGAAGCCTACCGACGCGTGACAACCAGCAGTAGTAAACGTTCCGCCGACGTATATATCGGTGCCGGAAACGGCGATGTCATCCACGCCCCCATTCGTGCCCATCCCAAGAGCCGACCAGTTTATTCCGTCCCATTTTGCAACTCGGTTTACCGTTACGCCACCAGCAACAGTAAACGTGCCGCCAACGTATAAATCACTACCTGTCGCTTCGATAGCAAAGACGCCGCCATTTGTTCCTGATCCAAGAGATGACCAACTAACTCCGTCCCATTTCGCAATGCGGTTTGCGGGCGTGCCGCTCGCACTGCTAAACAGGCCTCCAGCGTACACATTACTACCAGATACCGCGATTGCAAAAACTTCGTCACCTGATGATCCAACACCCGCCCCGAGGGCGGACCAATTGGAACCATTCCACCTTGCAATTCGATTTACAGTCACTCCACCTGCCGTAGAAAAGTTTCCGCCTACATAAATGTCGTTGCCGGATACTGCAATGGCTTGAACGACGCCGATTACTCCAGAACCCATTGCAGACCAACTCGTTCCATCCCATTTCGCAATACCATTCATTGTCGTTCCCCCAGCAGCGCTAAAGGCGCCCCCGGCGTACAAGTCATTACCGGACATGGTAAGGGCAAGTACATTCTCATTTGTTCCGGTTCCCAAAGCGGACCAACTCATACCATCCCATTTCGCAATATGATTCACCGTGACTCCGCCTGCGGTGGTGAAATAGCCCCCGGCGTAAATGTTGCTACCGGATATAGCAAGAGCAACAACAAAATCGTTTGTGCCCGTTCCAAGAGATGTCCAACTCGTTCCATTCCACTTTGCGATGTAGTTCGCGGTCACGCCGCCCACGCTTTGGAAAGCTCCTCCAATGTAAACATCGTTGCCGGAAACTGCTACCGCTCCGACTGAGTTGTCTGGCCCCAACCCTAGAGAAGTCCATGTTGTCCCGTTCCACTTTGCGATATTATTCACGGTCATCGTGAAATCGTTCATGTTGCGAATCAAACCTCCTGCATACAAATCATTACCCGATGTTGCAAGGGCACTTACAACTCCAGCTGGCGTTCCGGATCCAAACGCCGACCAGTTTGTCCCATCCCATTTAGCGATACGATTTACTGTCACTCCTCCCGCCATCACAAAACGACCGCCCACGTACAAAGCGCCTCCTGACATCGCCAACGAATTGACAGGACCATTGCCAATGCCTCCACTCGTTCCTGATCCGAGCGCTGACCAACTTATTCCATCCCATTTTGCAATATGGTTTACGGTTATGCCTCCCGCAGTAATGAACTCACCACCTACGTACAGGTCTTTGCCGGACACGGCAAAAGCGTTGACTGAGCCATCTGTTCCCGAACCGACGGCGGACCAGTTGCTTCCATCCCATTTTGCTATTCGGCTGGCTGGCACTCCACCGGCCGTTGTGAATTCGCCCCCAACGAACAGATCGCTACCGGATACAGCAAGCGCAAACACACGGCCAAAACTCCCGCCACTTGTACCCGTTCCAAGAGCCGACCAGCTAGTCCCGTCCCATTTTGCAACGTTGTTTAGTGTGGTTCCGTCTGCGCTAGTAAACCGCCCGCCTACGTACACGTCACTGCCTGATATTGCCATCGCAAGAACACTTACGCCTGTTAGCCCCGAACCGAGTGCCGACCAATTTGCACCGTCCCATTTTGCAATTCGGTTCACCGTTACACCGCCTGCGGTTGTGAATTCCCCCCCAACGTATAGATCGGTACCAAATACAGCAAGCGCATAGACAGTGCCATTAGTACCCGAGATTCCCGATCCGAGAGCTGACCAAGTAGTTCCATCCCATTTTGCGACGCGGTTCACATCTAATCCACCCGCTTTACTGAATAGTCCACCGATGTAGAGACTGCTTCCTGAGACAGCTAACGCATTGATAGACAGATCGGTGCCAGGAAATGCAAAACGATCGTCCCATCCATCAATGCAACTGGCCGATGGAGATAAAGTCGAACTTTCGGAGACAAACCGCGGCTCGCCATTTGGGCCGTATGACATCTGAAAGCCTTTCGGGTCAAAGCTGCCGACAGAGCCTTTTTTGATCGTGCCGTCAATATTCAAAATACCCGAAAGCGGTGCAGCGGTATTCCCACTAGATTCGTCACCGGATTTGCCGGATTCGCGGACTGTTTTGAGATTTGCCTGTCCACTGTTCTTGTCGGCATTTACAACTCGTTCTCCAATTTGAGAAAGCGCAAGGATTCCTAAAAGCAATACTAAGGTGCCAACAAAGAATGACCGGACATGAAGCCGTCGGATGAGAACTCCGTGAAGTGAGGGATAAACTTTATTCATAAGATTCGCCTGTAAATAAAAGATTTCCGCTAGCATACGCCTGAAAAGTAACTATTTCAATCTAAAATGGCAGTTCAGACCGCCTCCACGAAACTATTTGCAAAGTAGGATTTGTTGCACAGACAATAAATTGAACGTCTTGTGCAATTTTTCGTATAATGGGCTGTGATCTGTATTTATGAGCGGATCGGGATATTTGATAGACAGTAATTTTGCCTCGAATCAGTTAGGCGGCAGCGGAAGCTGTAACAATCTGTGCTACAAAATGCGCAGTTTGTCATAACCTGTCATACAAACGGCGCTTCGGGAAAATTTTAGATACACGGCCAGAGCGATCTTGTAAGCCCAATGTTTACTGAGTTTAAGATGTGAAAGAACTTTGCTATTCGTCACAATTTGGACGAAAAAACTTTTTTCAAAAAATCGTGGAACGCGGTCAAAAACAAGCAATAACCATATTGTTTACAACATTTACAGCGTTCCACGGAGAACTGGAACGCTCTGGAACGATTGGAACGGCGTTTTGCGTGAAAAAAAAACGGTGGGACAGTGGGACACGGGACAGTTGGGGACAGACTATCAGAACGCTTGCGAGAATCGGAAGTGAATATGGCCTTGGCGGAGTCGGTAGATGGCGTTGCCGCCGGCCGCTTGTGGGATCAGGAATTCCGGCGGATTAAGAAGGTATCCGTAATCGACGCCAAACTCGCCGCCGACGGGCGTTTTTAGCCGCAATCCAAGTCCAACCGAATGCGTCCAGACTGCAAGTTGGTTTTGCGCCGCTACATCGTTCGGTGCAGCGGATGGGCGCTTGAAAATGTCGCCAGCCTTGCGAAATACGTTGCCTGCGTCATAGAACGGCACGGCACGGACCGAT is a window of Chloracidobacterium sp. DNA encoding:
- a CDS encoding dockerin type I repeat-containing protein; the encoded protein is MNKVYPSLHGVLIRRLHVRSFFVGTLVLLLGILALSQIGERVVNADKNSGQANLKTVRESGKSGDESSGNTAAPLSGILNIDGTIKKGSVGSFDPKGFQMSYGPNGEPRFVSESSTLSPSASCIDGWDDRFAFPGTDLSINALAVSGSSLYIGGLFSKAGGLDVNRVAKWDGTTWSALGSGISGTNGTVYALAVFGTDLYVGGEFTTAGGVTVNRIAKWDGANWSALGSGLTGVSVLAMAISGSDVYVGGRFTSADGTTLNNVAKWDGTSWSALGTGTSGGSFGRVFALAVSGSDLFVGGEFTTAGGVPASRIAKWDGSNWSAVGSGTDGSVNAFAVSGKDLYVGGEFITAGGITVNHIAKWDGISWSALGSGTSGGIGNGPVNSLAMSGGALYVGGRFVMAGGVTVNRIAKWDGTNWSAFGSGTPAGVVSALATSGNDLYAGGLIRNMNDFTMTVNNIAKWNGTTWTSLGLGPDNSVGAVAVSGNDVYIGGAFQSVGGVTANYIAKWNGTSWTSLGTGTNDFVVALAISGSNIYAGGYFTTAGGVTVNHIAKWDGMSWSALGTGTNENVLALTMSGNDLYAGGAFSAAGGTTMNGIAKWDGTSWSAMGSGVIGVVQAIAVSGNDIYVGGNFSTAGGVTVNRIARWNGSNWSALGAGVGSSGDEVFAIAVSGSNVYAGGLFSSASGTPANRIAKWDGVSWSSLGSGTNGGVFAIEATGSDLYVGGTFTVAGGVTVNRVAKWDGINWSALGMGTNGGVDDIAVSGTDIYVGGTFTTAGCHASVGFARYDSATGPTPTNTNTPTQTATTTPTATATHTPLISGTITYGNAIGAPMPRPVSNVTVSATGPSNIFTTTIFPSGDYLLSGFLLGTYIVTPTKTGGVNGITSFDAARIAQHVAGSNILTGNALIVADVSDNGSVSSFDAAQIARLVAGTPPFGVAGTWRFVPVNRVYASVVGSIVGEDYSALLMGEVSGNWTNTGASPVTDGKVELLD